The Haloferax sp. Atlit-12N genome window below encodes:
- a CDS encoding EamA family transporter produces MGLPEMDSAVLFGLITMVTWGIWIILGNAASESIDPRTAAAISYLVAALLAFGFIIVSDASLAVTPRGGLLAGVAGLFTGIGLISMYIGFTHGSTTVVSTLGAMYFVVAAIIGMIILGDELTVTKLTGIAFAVVGIVLVTQ; encoded by the coding sequence ATGGGACTTCCGGAGATGGACTCGGCTGTGTTGTTCGGCCTGATTACGATGGTGACGTGGGGGATTTGGATCATCTTAGGCAACGCCGCGTCGGAGTCCATCGACCCGAGAACCGCTGCCGCCATCTCGTATCTCGTGGCGGCGCTTCTCGCATTCGGCTTCATCATCGTCTCAGACGCATCGCTTGCAGTGACCCCGAGAGGCGGACTCCTTGCCGGCGTGGCCGGGTTGTTCACCGGAATTGGCCTCATCTCGATGTACATCGGGTTCACTCACGGGTCGACGACGGTGGTCTCGACTCTCGGTGCGATGTACTTCGTCGTCGCGGCCATCATCGGGATGATAATTCTCGGAGACGAACTGACCGTCACGAAACTCACGGGAATCGCGTTCGCGGTCGTCGGAATCGTCTTGGTCACCCAGTGA
- a CDS encoding glycoside hydrolase family 97 catalytic domain-containing protein, translating to MFDEQSHTSSDESEFSRRQFLGGLTSLAAATSYTLDVPDEIAATVSNDDDGAVQTVSSPDGSLVVRVDVSDGTPTYAVTYEGRRVVEPSGLGFEFAEQPAFGTDLAVAGTERTTVDERWSPVWGQYDEIREHYNELRIGLSETTAPERTVTLAIRVFDDGVGLRYVFPESSGFGDFVVTSEQTEFAFADDFTAWWVENDFNSYEYAYERTSLSEIGDESSFGGAHTPMTMRADDDCYLSVHEASLVDYAAMAVEPVSAGSTTFRSTLAPLPDGTKVTASAPHATPWRTIQVGSSPGDLVGSTLVVNLNEPRDPADFPQGTDWIEPQKFLGVWWLMITGRANWQYQGPQTGNHGAQTKRMKRYMDFASEHGVPSVLVEGWNEGWRTYPGDGSAMDFDESYPDFDIEAVTAYGRSLDPPVAMTAHNETAGNVSNYESQLTSESSPFAFYDDLGINSIKTGYVADSGVTIDGETYNHHCQPLVNHHRLVYREAARHRQMLEVHEPLKPTGERRTFPNVMTREGVLGQEYDSFGYIDPEHHVTFPFTRMLGGPVEYTPGIFDTDSGSGGIETTRAKQLAMYPTYFSGLQMVADLPSSYLADRDATVGVGDVAQAENADLDGVSTAARWAGAQGGQYVPIDPNTVDAGAGLSWTVEGVAEDATYDLHLRYASDGENNAVPEDTSRTATVLVDGAEQGQVTLPPTDYWDDWNAVSTPVSLSAGDNVLAVRLDDGDTGGFNLDAVAVTQTGASMPEPATDPTLGPTVDAFDFIESVPAGPWSDTRVVDAEIGSYSVVARQHDDEWFVGAMTDGNGRALDVPLDFLDDAPGERKGHTENRTGAGHGGSNGRGHTKGTYVLELYSDGTDAAYDSNLDAVRVDEAVVTADTTVLASMVETGGTAMRLRPATNDDLARLPRYRRPDQEVAVEVRDEPFVGESFVTATGSNDGDYIGGTTLRLVVDGDLAATTNVRFEPGATDARDELSYAIETPGEYEVAVETVDGETLADETVTVRPPETVADLGDPSGDDHGPGGYVYPTNGAFEDGAFDLRSVTVEQTPSRYQFSFEVESLYNAFGSSRGFSPQLFLLWVRDPEKQGGADESLDDLGANVTFDAPWHYRLELSGFTKSAVDATGAALTDDEGSTVTLGEAVDTDANTVTLTLDRAAFDGVDAADLEVVAAVQSEDRGSLRPVAETAGEYVFGGAKAGAVDAAPLLADLVAPDGRTQSSVLDYAAGQRATIPFVSLG from the coding sequence ATGTTTGATGAACAATCTCATACAAGCTCAGACGAGTCGGAGTTCAGTAGGAGACAGTTCCTCGGTGGCCTCACATCGTTGGCCGCGGCGACGTCGTACACGCTCGACGTTCCCGACGAAATCGCCGCGACCGTCTCGAACGACGACGACGGGGCCGTCCAGACGGTTTCGTCACCCGACGGGTCGCTCGTCGTCCGAGTCGATGTCTCCGACGGGACGCCGACCTACGCGGTCACGTACGAGGGCCGTCGGGTCGTCGAACCGTCGGGACTCGGTTTCGAGTTCGCGGAGCAACCGGCGTTCGGGACCGACCTCGCCGTCGCCGGCACCGAGCGGACGACGGTCGACGAGCGCTGGTCGCCCGTCTGGGGGCAGTACGACGAGATTCGCGAGCACTACAACGAACTCCGCATCGGTCTCAGCGAGACGACCGCGCCGGAGCGAACCGTCACGCTCGCGATTCGCGTCTTCGACGACGGCGTCGGCCTCCGCTACGTCTTCCCCGAGTCGTCCGGTTTCGGCGACTTCGTCGTCACGAGCGAGCAAACGGAGTTCGCGTTCGCCGACGACTTCACCGCCTGGTGGGTTGAAAACGACTTCAACAGCTACGAGTACGCCTACGAGCGGACCTCGCTGAGCGAAATCGGCGACGAGAGTTCGTTCGGCGGCGCGCACACCCCGATGACGATGCGAGCCGACGACGACTGCTATCTGAGCGTCCACGAGGCGAGCCTCGTCGATTACGCGGCGATGGCAGTCGAACCCGTCTCGGCCGGGTCCACGACCTTCCGCTCGACGCTCGCACCGCTTCCCGACGGGACGAAAGTGACCGCGAGCGCGCCGCACGCGACGCCGTGGCGGACGATTCAGGTCGGGTCCAGCCCCGGCGACCTCGTCGGATCGACGCTCGTCGTGAATCTCAACGAGCCGCGCGACCCCGCGGACTTCCCGCAGGGGACCGACTGGATAGAACCGCAGAAGTTCCTCGGCGTCTGGTGGCTGATGATAACCGGCCGCGCCAACTGGCAGTATCAGGGCCCACAGACCGGAAACCACGGGGCGCAGACGAAGCGCATGAAGCGGTACATGGACTTCGCCAGCGAACACGGCGTTCCAAGCGTCCTCGTAGAGGGGTGGAACGAGGGCTGGCGAACCTACCCCGGAGACGGCAGCGCGATGGACTTCGACGAGTCCTACCCCGATTTCGACATCGAGGCGGTGACCGCGTACGGCCGCAGTCTCGACCCGCCGGTCGCGATGACCGCCCACAACGAGACCGCCGGTAACGTCTCGAACTACGAGTCGCAACTCACGAGCGAGTCGAGTCCGTTCGCCTTCTACGACGACCTCGGCATCAACTCGATAAAGACGGGGTACGTCGCGGACAGCGGCGTCACCATCGACGGGGAGACGTACAACCACCACTGCCAGCCGCTCGTGAATCACCACCGGTTAGTCTACCGCGAGGCGGCCAGACACCGGCAGATGCTCGAAGTTCACGAGCCGCTCAAACCGACCGGCGAGCGGCGGACCTTCCCCAACGTCATGACCCGCGAGGGCGTCCTCGGACAGGAGTACGATTCCTTCGGCTACATCGACCCAGAACACCACGTAACGTTCCCCTTCACCCGGATGCTCGGCGGCCCCGTCGAGTACACGCCCGGAATTTTCGACACCGACTCCGGGTCCGGCGGCATCGAGACGACGCGAGCCAAACAACTGGCGATGTATCCGACCTACTTCAGCGGCCTCCAGATGGTCGCCGACCTCCCGAGTTCGTACCTCGCCGACCGGGATGCCACGGTCGGCGTCGGCGACGTGGCACAGGCCGAGAACGCGGACCTGGACGGCGTTTCGACTGCCGCGCGGTGGGCGGGCGCACAGGGCGGCCAGTACGTCCCAATCGACCCCAACACCGTCGACGCCGGCGCAGGGCTCTCGTGGACCGTCGAGGGCGTCGCCGAGGACGCCACGTACGACCTGCATCTCCGGTACGCCAGCGACGGGGAGAACAACGCCGTCCCCGAGGACACGTCGCGGACGGCCACGGTGCTGGTCGACGGGGCCGAACAGGGGCAGGTGACGCTCCCGCCGACCGACTACTGGGACGACTGGAACGCCGTTTCGACGCCGGTGTCGCTGTCGGCGGGCGACAACGTGCTGGCGGTGCGACTCGACGATGGCGACACGGGCGGGTTCAACCTCGACGCCGTCGCCGTCACGCAGACCGGCGCGTCGATGCCTGAACCGGCGACGGACCCGACGCTCGGGCCGACCGTCGACGCCTTCGACTTCATCGAGTCGGTCCCTGCCGGGCCGTGGAGCGACACCCGCGTCGTCGACGCCGAAATCGGCTCCTACTCGGTGGTCGCGCGACAGCACGACGACGAGTGGTTCGTCGGCGCGATGACCGACGGGAACGGCCGCGCCCTCGACGTGCCGTTGGACTTCCTCGACGACGCGCCGGGCGAGCGTAAGGGACACACCGAGAACCGAACCGGCGCGGGCCACGGCGGGTCGAACGGTCGCGGTCACACCAAGGGGACGTACGTCCTCGAACTCTACTCCGATGGTACCGACGCGGCGTACGACTCGAACCTCGACGCCGTCCGCGTCGACGAGGCGGTCGTCACCGCGGACACGACCGTCCTCGCGTCGATGGTCGAGACCGGCGGCACCGCGATGCGACTCAGACCGGCCACGAACGACGACCTCGCGCGACTGCCGCGATACCGGCGGCCCGACCAGGAGGTCGCGGTCGAGGTGCGCGACGAGCCGTTCGTCGGCGAGTCGTTCGTGACCGCGACGGGGTCGAACGACGGCGACTACATCGGCGGGACGACCCTCCGTCTCGTCGTCGACGGCGACCTCGCCGCGACAACGAACGTGCGGTTCGAGCCGGGGGCGACCGATGCGCGGGACGAACTCTCGTACGCCATCGAGACGCCCGGCGAGTACGAGGTCGCCGTCGAGACGGTAGACGGCGAGACGCTGGCCGACGAGACGGTGACGGTACGGCCGCCCGAGACGGTCGCCGACCTCGGCGACCCGTCTGGAGACGACCACGGCCCCGGTGGGTACGTCTATCCGACCAACGGGGCCTTCGAGGACGGCGCGTTCGACCTCCGGTCGGTCACGGTCGAACAGACGCCGAGTCGGTACCAGTTCAGTTTCGAGGTCGAAAGCCTCTACAACGCCTTCGGGAGCAGTCGCGGCTTCTCGCCGCAGTTGTTCCTCCTGTGGGTGCGCGACCCCGAGAAACAGGGCGGGGCTGACGAGAGTCTCGACGACCTCGGGGCGAACGTGACGTTCGACGCGCCGTGGCACTACCGCCTCGAACTCAGCGGCTTCACCAAGAGCGCCGTCGACGCCACCGGCGCGGCCCTCACCGACGACGAGGGGAGCACAGTCACGCTCGGCGAGGCGGTCGATACCGACGCGAACACCGTCACGCTGACGCTCGACCGGGCCGCCTTCGACGGCGTCGATGCCGCCGACCTCGAAGTCGTCGCCGCGGTCCAGTCCGAAGACCGGGGGTCGCTCCGCCCCGTCGCGGAGACGGCCGGCGAGTACGTTTTCGGCGGCGCGAAGGCGGGCGCGGTCGACGCCGCGCCGCTCCTCGCCGACCTCGTCGCGCCCGACGGGCGGACCCAGTCGTCGGTCCTCGACTACGCCGCCGGTCAGCGCGCGACGATTCCGTTCGTCTCGCTGGGATAG
- a CDS encoding sodium:calcium antiporter has translation MVLGSLVPSSPLANVVVILLTTGLIWVGSGWLEESADHLAAYYGLPAVVQGSIIVALGSSFPEFASVAIAATAGVFDMGVGAIVGSAIFNILVIPALSGLATDGDLETSRLVVYKEAQFYMVAVATLVVTFSLAVIYFPAPDGPALTGELTRPVALIPLLLYGLYLFIQWQDVSEYEAEDAGVADGIGREWVRLLGGLLVILIGVEQLVGSVESLSGTFGVPTFLAGVTIVAAATSLPDTLVSVRSAADGNSATSLGNVLGSNTFDLLVAIPVGVLIVGSVPVDFAVAVPMLGVLTLATVLLFGLLRTDLSLSRVECYVLGAAYLVFVGWIIAETAGVTSLLRN, from the coding sequence ATGGTCCTCGGCAGTCTCGTCCCGTCGTCGCCGCTCGCGAACGTCGTCGTGATTCTCCTGACGACCGGCCTCATCTGGGTCGGCAGCGGCTGGCTCGAAGAGTCCGCCGACCACCTCGCGGCGTACTACGGCCTTCCCGCGGTCGTGCAGGGCTCTATCATCGTCGCCCTCGGGTCGAGCTTTCCCGAGTTCGCCAGCGTCGCCATCGCCGCCACCGCGGGCGTCTTCGACATGGGCGTCGGCGCAATTGTCGGCTCGGCCATCTTCAACATCCTCGTGATTCCGGCGCTGTCGGGGCTCGCCACCGACGGCGACCTCGAAACGAGTCGGCTCGTCGTCTACAAGGAGGCGCAGTTCTACATGGTCGCCGTCGCCACGCTCGTCGTCACCTTCTCGCTGGCGGTCATCTACTTCCCCGCGCCCGACGGCCCAGCGCTGACGGGGGAGCTCACCCGCCCGGTCGCGCTCATTCCCCTGCTCCTCTACGGGCTCTACCTGTTCATCCAGTGGCAGGACGTTTCGGAGTACGAAGCCGAGGACGCTGGCGTCGCCGACGGCATCGGCCGGGAGTGGGTACGACTCCTCGGCGGCCTCCTCGTCATCCTCATTGGCGTCGAACAACTGGTCGGGAGCGTCGAATCGCTCAGCGGGACCTTCGGCGTCCCGACGTTCCTCGCGGGGGTCACTATCGTCGCCGCCGCGACGAGCCTCCCAGACACGCTCGTCAGCGTCCGCTCGGCCGCCGACGGCAACAGCGCGACGAGCCTCGGCAACGTCCTCGGGTCGAACACGTTCGACCTGCTCGTCGCCATCCCCGTGGGCGTCCTCATCGTCGGGAGCGTCCCGGTCGACTTCGCCGTCGCCGTCCCCATGCTGGGCGTGCTGACGCTGGCGACTGTCCTGCTGTTCGGCCTGCTCCGGACGGACCTTTCGCTCTCGCGGGTGGAGTGCTACGTGCTCGGCGCGGCGTATCTCGTCTTCGTCGGCTGGATTATCGCCGAAACCGCGGGCGTTACGAGCCTGCTTCGGAACTGA
- a CDS encoding multicopper oxidase domain-containing protein translates to MSNYVGAPGSTVSRREFLAATGSVGALGLAGCAAPTNGDGNAAVGTDETTVAQTSESALPYTSPPEVVQVDEQGGKVTLKSAPARHAAHPLETMGGPVELPQVWAFSADDGEPSVPGPILRTTEGNDMEVTLDNTDGMRPHTVHFHGVRKAWKDDGVPTTTGIRVDPGEKHTYTIPANVPGTHLYHCHYQTHRHIEMGMYGILRVDPKGYEPADREYFMTVRDWDSRLPRQMAGENVSYDPRNRKPDVFTVNGKSAPRTLHPEDGSPMIVEQGDTVRVHYVNAGYMSHPMHIHNHRFQVVEKDGGVVPEAARHDMDVTNIAPAERHTIEFTADSQPGIYLMHCHKVNHVMNGNFYPGGMLGGVVYKEAMDTDIFAKLMEYAGYNG, encoded by the coding sequence ATGAGCAACTACGTCGGTGCACCCGGTTCGACGGTGTCGCGTCGCGAATTCCTCGCCGCAACGGGGAGCGTCGGAGCACTCGGTCTCGCGGGGTGTGCAGCGCCCACGAACGGCGACGGTAACGCCGCCGTCGGCACGGACGAGACGACGGTCGCCCAGACGAGCGAGTCGGCGCTGCCGTACACCAGTCCGCCGGAGGTCGTGCAGGTCGACGAGCAGGGCGGGAAGGTCACCCTCAAGAGCGCGCCGGCGCGCCACGCGGCTCACCCCCTCGAGACGATGGGCGGGCCCGTCGAACTCCCGCAGGTGTGGGCGTTCAGCGCCGACGACGGTGAGCCGAGCGTCCCCGGACCGATTCTCCGGACGACCGAGGGCAACGACATGGAGGTCACGCTGGACAACACCGACGGGATGCGCCCGCACACGGTCCACTTCCACGGCGTCCGCAAGGCCTGGAAGGACGACGGCGTGCCGACGACGACGGGCATCCGCGTCGACCCCGGCGAGAAACACACCTACACCATCCCGGCGAACGTCCCCGGGACGCACCTCTACCACTGTCACTACCAGACCCACCGGCACATCGAGATGGGGATGTACGGCATCCTCCGCGTCGACCCGAAGGGGTACGAACCGGCCGACAGGGAGTACTTCATGACCGTCCGCGACTGGGACTCGCGGCTCCCCCGGCAGATGGCCGGCGAGAACGTGAGCTACGACCCCCGGAACCGGAAGCCGGACGTGTTCACCGTCAACGGGAAGAGCGCGCCGCGGACGCTCCACCCCGAAGACGGCTCGCCCATGATCGTCGAACAGGGCGACACCGTCCGGGTCCACTACGTCAACGCGGGGTACATGAGCCATCCGATGCACATCCACAACCACCGCTTCCAAGTCGTCGAAAAGGACGGCGGCGTCGTCCCCGAGGCCGCCCGCCACGACATGGACGTGACGAACATCGCGCCCGCGGAGCGCCACACGATAGAGTTCACGGCTGACTCCCAGCCCGGCATCTATCTCATGCACTGCCACAAGGTCAACCACGTCATGAACGGGAACTTCTACCCCGGCGGCATGCTGGGCGGCGTCGTCTACAAGGAGGCGATGGACACCGACATCTTCGCGAAACTGATGGAGTACGCCGGCTACAATGGGTGA
- the thiC gene encoding phosphomethylpyrimidine synthase ThiC: MASTQLQHAREGRVTPAMERVAERENRDPEFVRKQVAEGQAVIPANRNHDSLDPMIIGREFATKVNANIGNSETTSDLTEELEKLHTAVHYGADTVMDLSTGSNLDEIREANVAYSPVPIGTVPIYEAVKRVDSPEDITRDLLLDIIEKQAEQGVDYMTIHAGVLMEHLPLTDGRKTGIVSRGGSILAQWMEENGEQNPLYVAFEDICDIFAEHDVTFSLGDGLRPGCLADAGDDAQFAELDTLGELTQTAWDYGVQVMVEGPGHVPMDQIADNVERQQDVCDGAPFYVLGPLVTDVAPGYDHITSAIGATEAGRAGAAMLCYVTPKEHLGLPDREDVREGLAAYRIAAHAADVANDLPGARDWDDALSEARYEFDWTRQFDLALDPERARSYHDQTLPGDNYKEARFCSMCGVEFCSMRIDQDAREADGEMETIASATDLDASPAADANLPPVGAHDTDRVPDEIEIGGVTFTPESAHGDD; encoded by the coding sequence ATGGCGTCAACGCAACTCCAACACGCCCGAGAGGGACGCGTCACCCCTGCGATGGAACGCGTCGCGGAGCGCGAGAACCGCGACCCCGAGTTCGTCAGGAAACAGGTCGCCGAGGGGCAAGCGGTCATCCCCGCGAACCGCAACCACGACTCGCTCGACCCGATGATTATCGGCCGCGAGTTCGCCACGAAGGTCAACGCGAACATCGGCAACAGCGAGACGACGAGCGACCTCACAGAAGAGTTAGAAAAGCTCCACACCGCGGTCCACTACGGCGCGGACACGGTGATGGACCTCTCGACGGGGTCGAACCTCGACGAGATTCGCGAGGCAAACGTCGCGTACTCGCCGGTCCCCATCGGCACCGTCCCCATCTACGAGGCGGTCAAGCGCGTCGACAGCCCCGAAGATATCACCCGCGACCTGCTCCTCGACATCATCGAGAAACAGGCCGAGCAGGGTGTCGACTACATGACGATTCACGCGGGCGTGCTGATGGAGCACCTCCCGCTCACCGACGGCCGGAAGACGGGCATCGTCTCCCGCGGCGGCTCTATCCTCGCCCAGTGGATGGAAGAAAACGGCGAGCAGAACCCGCTGTACGTCGCGTTCGAGGATATCTGTGACATCTTCGCCGAACACGACGTGACGTTCTCGCTCGGCGACGGCCTCCGCCCCGGCTGTCTGGCCGACGCCGGCGACGACGCGCAGTTCGCCGAACTCGACACGCTGGGCGAACTCACGCAGACCGCGTGGGACTACGGCGTGCAGGTGATGGTCGAAGGCCCCGGTCACGTTCCGATGGACCAAATCGCCGACAACGTCGAGCGCCAGCAGGACGTCTGCGACGGCGCGCCATTCTACGTCCTCGGGCCGCTCGTCACCGACGTGGCTCCCGGCTACGACCACATCACGAGCGCCATCGGCGCGACCGAAGCCGGCCGCGCCGGCGCGGCGATGCTGTGTTACGTCACGCCCAAGGAACACCTTGGCCTCCCCGACCGCGAAGACGTGCGCGAGGGGCTCGCAGCCTACCGGATCGCCGCCCACGCGGCCGACGTTGCGAACGACCTTCCCGGCGCGCGCGACTGGGACGACGCGCTCTCGGAGGCTCGCTACGAGTTCGACTGGACGCGACAGTTCGACCTCGCGCTCGACCCCGAGCGGGCGCGGTCGTACCACGACCAGACGCTCCCCGGCGACAACTACAAAGAGGCGCGCTTCTGCTCGATGTGCGGCGTCGAGTTCTGTTCGATGCGTATCGACCAGGACGCCCGCGAGGCCGACGGCGAGATGGAGACAATCGCGTCCGCGACCGACCTCGACGCGTCGCCCGCGGCCGACGCGAACCTCCCCCCGGTCGGCGCGCACGACACCGACCGCGTCCCCGACGAAATCGAAATCGGCGGTGTCACGTTCACGCCCGAGTCCGCCCACGGCGACGACTGA
- a CDS encoding universal stress protein translates to MFDRLLFPTDGSDGADAVLDHVVDMAAAHDATLHLLHVAPPAPERRPNLREEGDESDGAAGERRRTDGERFVSDAAARASQSDAAVVTSIERGEPYRVITEYAAEQDVDLVVMPTHGRTGLSRLLLGSTTERVVRRSDVPVLTVRPDAATDLAYPYADVLTPTDGSACSTAAVTFGSELAAATDAALHAISVVNVAAFGADIRGPLLIDELEERASDAVEQAGDVAAAAGVETVRESVGRDVSIHHGILAYIDEQDVDLVVMGTHGHTGFDRYMLGSVAEKLVRTSPVPVVTVREPRDE, encoded by the coding sequence ATGTTCGACCGACTCCTCTTTCCGACCGACGGGAGCGACGGCGCGGACGCCGTCCTCGACCACGTCGTCGATATGGCCGCCGCCCACGACGCGACCCTCCACCTGCTGCACGTCGCCCCACCAGCGCCCGAGCGACGCCCGAACCTGCGCGAGGAGGGGGACGAAAGCGATGGAGCGGCAGGCGAGCGCCGCCGAACCGACGGTGAGCGATTTGTGAGCGACGCCGCGGCCCGCGCGTCCCAGTCCGATGCGGCGGTCGTGACGAGCATCGAACGCGGCGAGCCGTATCGGGTCATCACCGAGTACGCCGCCGAACAGGACGTTGACCTCGTCGTCATGCCGACCCACGGGCGGACGGGGCTGAGCCGCCTGCTCCTCGGGAGCACCACCGAGCGCGTCGTCCGGCGGTCCGACGTGCCCGTACTCACCGTCCGTCCCGACGCGGCGACCGACCTCGCGTACCCCTACGCCGACGTGCTGACGCCCACCGACGGGAGCGCCTGTTCGACCGCGGCGGTCACGTTCGGCAGCGAGTTGGCCGCGGCGACCGACGCGGCGCTTCACGCGATTTCGGTCGTCAACGTCGCCGCTTTCGGCGCGGACATCCGCGGCCCGCTCCTCATCGACGAACTCGAAGAGCGGGCGAGCGACGCGGTCGAACAAGCGGGCGACGTGGCGGCCGCCGCGGGCGTCGAGACGGTCCGCGAGTCCGTCGGCCGCGACGTGTCGATTCACCACGGCATCCTCGCGTACATCGACGAACAGGACGTTGACCTCGTGGTGATGGGCACACACGGCCACACGGGCTTCGACCGCTACATGCTCGGGAGTGTCGCCGAGAAACTGGTCCGGACCTCGCCGGTGCCGGTGGTGACGGTCAGAGAGCCACGAGACGAGTAG
- a CDS encoding NADP-dependent malic enzyme — protein sequence MTLEDDARDYHRRPPAGKVEIATTKPTNTQRDLSLAYSPGVAAPCRDIADDENTAYEYTAKGNLVGVVSNGSAVLGLGDIGAQASKPVMEGKGVLFKRFADIDVFDVEFDHDDPQAFVESVAAMEPTFGGINLEDIRAPECFEIEESLRDRMDIPVFHDDQHGTAIISGAALLNAADIADKELSSLNVTFSGAGAAATATARFYVSLGIPHENITLCDIDGVLSESRAEAGDLDEYAEPFARGVDDGDLEDAIEGADVLVGLSVGGIVSQEMVRSMADNPIIFAMANPDPEIAYEDAKEARDDTVIMATGRSDYPNQVNNVLGFPFIFRGALDVRATEINEEMKRAAAEALANLARQDVPDAVVKAYGDGPLQFGPDYLIPKPLDQRVLYEVTPAVAEAAMESGAARRERDLDDYREELEARLGKSREMMRVVLNKAATNPKRVVLAEGEDEKMIRAASQLVEEGIAEPILVGRTKEILRTAEDLGLDFDPTIADPESGEWNHYVDHLYERRQRKGLTRTEAAELVRSDSNYFASVMVAMDDADAMLTGLTHHYPSALRPPLQIIGTADDADYAAGVYMLTFRNRVIFCADATVNLDPDENVLAEVTKHTAELARRFNVDPRAALLSYSDFGSVTNEGTRKPRDAVEQLHADPDVDFPVDGEMQADTALVEEMLTDTYDFADLDDPANVLVFPNLEAGNIGYKLLQRLGGAEAIGPMLVGMDKPVHVLQRGDEVKDIVNLAGVAVVDAQEE from the coding sequence ATGACACTCGAAGACGACGCCCGAGACTACCATCGGCGTCCGCCCGCGGGGAAAGTGGAAATTGCGACGACGAAGCCGACGAACACCCAACGCGACCTGAGTCTAGCGTACTCGCCGGGCGTGGCCGCGCCGTGTCGCGACATCGCTGACGACGAGAATACCGCCTACGAGTACACGGCGAAGGGCAACCTCGTCGGCGTCGTCTCGAACGGCTCCGCCGTCCTCGGCCTCGGTGATATCGGGGCGCAGGCGTCGAAACCGGTGATGGAAGGCAAGGGCGTGCTGTTCAAGCGCTTCGCCGACATCGATGTGTTCGACGTCGAGTTCGACCACGACGACCCCCAAGCGTTCGTGGAGTCGGTCGCCGCGATGGAGCCGACGTTCGGCGGCATCAACTTGGAGGACATCCGCGCGCCCGAGTGCTTCGAAATCGAAGAGTCTCTGCGCGACCGGATGGACATCCCCGTGTTCCACGACGACCAGCACGGCACGGCCATCATCTCGGGGGCGGCGCTTTTGAACGCCGCCGACATCGCGGACAAGGAACTGTCGTCGCTGAACGTCACCTTCTCGGGAGCGGGCGCGGCCGCGACCGCGACGGCGCGATTCTACGTCTCGCTGGGTATCCCCCACGAGAACATCACGCTGTGCGACATCGACGGCGTTCTCTCGGAGTCGCGGGCCGAGGCCGGCGACCTCGACGAGTACGCCGAACCGTTCGCTCGCGGCGTCGACGACGGCGACCTCGAAGACGCAATCGAGGGCGCGGACGTGCTCGTCGGCCTCTCGGTCGGCGGCATCGTCAGTCAGGAGATGGTGCGGTCGATGGCCGACAACCCCATCATCTTCGCGATGGCGAACCCGGACCCCGAAATCGCCTACGAGGACGCGAAAGAGGCCCGCGACGACACGGTTATCATGGCGACCGGGCGCTCCGACTACCCGAATCAGGTGAACAACGTCCTCGGGTTCCCCTTCATCTTCCGCGGCGCGCTTGACGTGCGCGCTACCGAAATCAACGAGGAGATGAAGCGCGCGGCCGCCGAGGCGCTGGCGAACCTCGCTCGACAGGACGTGCCCGACGCGGTCGTCAAGGCCTACGGGGACGGCCCGCTGCAGTTCGGCCCGGACTACCTCATCCCCAAGCCACTCGACCAGCGCGTCCTCTACGAGGTGACGCCCGCCGTCGCCGAGGCGGCCATGGAGAGCGGCGCGGCCCGGCGCGAGCGTGACCTCGACGACTACCGCGAGGAGTTGGAAGCCCGCCTCGGGAAGTCCCGCGAGATGATGCGCGTCGTCCTCAACAAGGCGGCGACGAACCCCAAGCGGGTCGTCCTCGCCGAGGGCGAAGACGAGAAGATGATTCGCGCCGCGAGCCAGTTGGTCGAAGAGGGCATCGCCGAACCCATCCTCGTCGGCCGGACGAAGGAGATTCTCCGGACCGCCGAGGACCTCGGCCTCGACTTCGACCCGACCATCGCCGACCCCGAAAGCGGCGAGTGGAACCACTACGTGGACCACCTCTACGAGCGCCGCCAGCGCAAGGGCCTCACCCGGACGGAGGCGGCCGAACTCGTGCGGAGCGACTCGAACTACTTCGCCAGCGTCATGGTCGCCATGGACGACGCGGACGCGATGCTGACCGGGTTGACTCACCACTACCCCTCGGCGCTCCGCCCGCCGCTGCAGATTATCGGCACGGCCGACGACGCCGACTACGCCGCCGGCGTCTACATGCTGACGTTCCGGAACCGCGTCATCTTCTGCGCCGACGCGACGGTCAACCTCGACCCCGACGAGAACGTGCTCGCCGAGGTGACGAAACACACCGCCGAACTCGCCCGGCGCTTCAACGTCGACCCGCGCGCGGCGCTGCTTTCGTACTCCGACTTTGGAAGCGTCACGAACGAGGGGACGCGCAAGCCCCGCGACGCGGTCGAACAACTGCACGCCGACCCCGACGTGGACTTCCCGGTCGACGGCGAGATGCAGGCCGACACCGCCCTCGTCGAGGAGATGCTGACCGACACCTACGACTTCGCGGACCTCGACGACCCCGCGAACGTCCTCGTCTTCCCGAACCTCGAAGCGGGGAACATCGGTTACAAACTGCTTCAGCGCCTCGGCGGCGCGGAGGCCATCGGCCCGATGCTCGTCGGCATGGACAAACCCGTCCACGTCCTCCAGCGCGGCGACGAAGTCAAAGACATCGTCAACCTTGCGGGTGTTGCGGTAGTGGACGCCCAAGAGGAGTAG